In Cuculus canorus isolate bCucCan1 chromosome 8, bCucCan1.pri, whole genome shotgun sequence, a single genomic region encodes these proteins:
- the DNTTIP2 gene encoding deoxynucleotidyltransferase terminal-interacting protein 2, which yields MVATRLTARREAQQAEAEMVAAEISTPVPVRMTRRRTKSVHKPEIIQESQTEDLEHAETKSDVSDSLEMQSTRNENTAFHLAQSVAEPQAGGDVSETESNCSSVSGLQTPLFVRVTRRRQIVVPYQSDSPDRRKQDKTAFLNNLNRIMDEDDVSEAESCSSAVSGVQVPSVTRTTRSRQSKKKLQPDTVCEAQTEDISDAELCCLSSHVEPSITTRRITRRVQMKSQAANTKKGNQIVSEDENLIEDTIKSEPVIISDSRPAVELPSDTEDISSVTEDDKEPNLPSKSANTTPSEDVKEQVMNDVTPSSLTEMKQSATESPGKKALKNTQSAGVDDSEEACGHIQEQHSKILVREGKVKCVTLSLTDCMSPKQLSESQGQITPNESKNIPECKRADAEADAQQSFAHVGKLRKSDQSGAVSSPQKDIAVAQSTDSAGGCGVLEIGVDSGEGQTGEFAESLSHSSDRSSTGNNSFALFLSKGESDESENSDVVDIDTAEVDLCMEEAGERTLSQKKSLKNSSLHAEGLFVIDTEPGMSSSQKYYLDHQVDQGSDAESRRDGSEKGEEASDLEEVEEDLIDEDEKDEDDELLKTKTDVLHLSSSIDPGLNIKKLGGLYISFDAKKQKPRPSVIKQLKEKKKDQLLQNSIITPDFEKKECVPPFRESLHQLKKQRRAEREKTTGDGWFGMKAPEMTSELKNDLKVLKMRASLDPKHFYKKNDRDGLPKYFQVGTVVDSPIDFYHSRIPKKQRKRTIVEELLADSEFRRYNKKKYQEIMSEKAAFAAGKRNRKKKKFRN from the exons CAGGATGACCAGAAGGAGAACTAAATCAGTTCATAAGCCAGAGATAATTCAGGAATCTCAGACCGAAGACTTGGAACATGCAGAAACAAAGTCAGATGTCAGTGATAGCTTAGAGATGCAGAGTACTAGGAATGAGAACACAGCTTTTCATTTAGCACAATCAGTTGCTGAACCGCAAGCTGGAGGGGATGTGTCAGAAACAGAATCCAACTGCTCTTCTGTGTCTGGTCTTCAAACACCTTTGTTTGTTCGAGTAACAAGAAGACGACAGATTGTAGTTCCTTATCAATCAGATTCtcctgacagaagaaaacaagacaagacAGCTTTTCTTAATAACTTAAACAGGATTATGGATGAAGATGATGTCTCTGAAGCTGAGTCTTgttcctctgctgtttctggTGTCCAGGTGCCTAGTGTTACCAGAACTACAAGAAGCAggcaaagtaaaaagaaattgcaaCCAGATACAGTTTGTGAAGCCCAGACTGAAGATATTTCTGATGCAGAGTTGTGCTGCTTAAGTTCTCACGTGGAACCATCTATCACTACCAGACGAATTACTAGGAGAGTGCAAATGAAATCGCAAGCAGCAAATACTAAGAAGGGAAACCAAATTGTTTCAGAAGATGAGAATTTAATTGAGGACACCATTAAATCTGAGCCAGTAATAATTTCTGATTCTAGACCTGCTGTAGAACTTCCCTCTGACACAGAAGATATTTCCTCTGTCACTGAGGACGATAAAGAACCCAATTTGCCTTCCAAATCTGCCAATACAACCCCAAGTGAAGATGTTAAAGAACAGGTTATGAATGATGTGACACCCAGCAGTCTTACAGAAATGAAGCAAAGCGCCACTGAAtcacctggaaaaaaagcattaaaaaatacacagtcTGCTGGGGTAGATGATTCAGAAGAAGCATGTGGCCACATACAAGAACAACACAGTAAAATACTTGTGAGGGAGGGAAAAGTAAAGTGTGTTACTCTTTCTTTGACTGACTGCATGAGTCCCAAACAATTGTCAGAATCCCAAGGGCAAATAACGCCAAATGAAAGTAAAAACATTCCAGAATGCAAAAGGGCAGATGCTGAGGCAGATGCACAGCAGTCTTTTGCCCATGTTGGTAAATTAAGAAAGAGTGACCAGTCTGGTGCAGTAAGCAGCCCACAAAAGGACATAGCTGTTGCACAAAGCACTGATAGCGCAGGTGGTTGTGGGGTGCTTGAAATTGGCGTAGACAGTGGTGAAGGCCAAACAGGAGAATTTGCTGAATCTCTATCACACAGCAGTGACAGATCAAGCACTGGAAACAATTCTTTTGCATTGTTTCTGAGCAAAGGTGAAAGTGATGAGTCTGAAAATAGCGATGTAGTGGACATAGATACAGCTGAGGTTGATCTGTGTATGGAAGAGGCAGGCGAGAGGACTCTTTcccaaaaaaaatctttaaaaaacagttcaCTGCATGCTGAAGGGCTTTTTGTGATTGATACTGAGCCTGGCATGAGTTCTAGCCAAAAGTATTACCTAGATCATCAGGTAGACCAAGGTAGTGATGCTGAAAGCAGGCGTGATGGAAGTGAAAAAGGTGAAGAAGCCTCGGATTTGGAAGAGGTTGAAGAAGACTTGATAGATGAAGATGAGaaagatgaagatgatgagtTGTTGAAAACTAAGACTGACGT tttacATCTTTCCAGCAGCATAGACCCTGGTTTGAATATCAAGAAGCTTGGAGGTTTATATATTAGTTTTGATGCAAAAAAACAGAAGCCTAGACCAAGTGTAATTAAGcaactgaaggagaaaaagaaggaccAG CTCTTGCAGAATAGTATAATAACTCCAgactttgaaaaaaaggaatgtgtgCCACCGTTCAGGGAATCACTTCACCAGCTGAAGAAACAGCGCAGG GCGGAGCGAGAGAAAACAACAGGTGATGGCTGGTTTGGTATGAAAGCCCCAGAAATGACAAGTGAACTGAAAAACGATCTTAAAGTTTTGAAGATGCGAGCTTCGTTGGACCctaaacatttttataagaaGAATGATAGAGATGGTTTGCCCAAGTACTTCCAG GTTGGAACTGTGGTTGATTCTCCTATAGACTTTTACCATAGTCGAATCCctaagaaacaaaggaaaagaacaattGTTGAAGAGCTGCTTGCAGATTCTGAGTTcagaag atataataaaaagaagtatCAGGAGATCATGagtgaaaaagcagcttttgcagcagggaagaggaatcggaagaagaagaaatttcgCAATTAA
- the LOC128852926 gene encoding endogenous retrovirus group K member 7 Gag polyprotein-like: MGASLTKEEEMITSMWKQILKKRGVKLEESMLQKMLLWSKKQGYNADIVTSFSVSNWKEIGDRLFDSASHGDEESVSLLTTWGLLFDSLKDFKKQRDRAEDLSALASRDEPPFAEDLLTEQEDFSVLTADPDSAPLSPFQHLNSGDTVTRPKNKLSRLARKSFLVYESDEETDSASPIYKQSSRQVNPLRPSRPAPPPGERGAPAARSAFSRPPVPGEAERGDGPGAGGGEAAASKNRNSEANAEQTSGGSSGKPQTPQAWGSSPAQVTVRPYDPCLFWQKVKQRAMLEGLWDLSEAITAPLKERDPGPATAMTFQGDPGQGIRDEYRPYAWKLIQELQKTVTEYGPNSPATMRLIRLLTMEEMTPYDFAQIAQIMFQPVECTVFRNIWMQRAEAQAIRNLQLPESDPRRGNCADVLTGTGQFSNPQHQAQWHPLVLEQVKAVGLEALMRTAEMAEPGDKYTTIKQGVREPFLQFVEKLWAAVERQVFDDYVKTMLITQLARDNANADCQKIIDALPGEPTLETMIMACAKVRWIDDKMAALAAAMAAMKTPNKVCYKCHKTGHLKPACPNRRKMNGGTAKSAITPAVSRCLRCGKVGHFAKQCQSKYHISGQLLQPGNGRWMYPLPTQ; this comes from the coding sequence atgggagcctcactaactaaagaggaagaaatgataACGAGCATGTGGAAACAAATACTAAAAAAGAGGGGTGTAAAGCTGGAAGAAtcaatgttgcaaaagatgcttttatggagcaaGAAGCAGGGTTATAATGCAGATATAGTAACATCGTTTTCTGTttcgaattggaaagaaataggggacAGGCTGTTCGATAGCGCTTCACACGGAGACGAAGAGTCCGTGTCCTTGTTAACCACATGGGGCCTTTTGTTTGActctttgaaagactttaaaaagcagagggaTCGGGCAGAAGATCTTTCAGCCCTCGCCTCCCGAGACGAGCCTCCGTTTGCCgaggatctgttaacggagcaagaggaCTTTTCCGTATTAACTGCGGATCCAGATTCTGCACCTCTATCTCCGTTTCAACACCTAAATTCAGGAGATACGGTAACGCGCCCAAAAAATAAACTATCTCGGTTGGCGCgaaaaagttttcttgtctATGAATCAGACGAGGAAACAGACTCCGCTTCTCCGATCTATAAACAAAGCTCACGGCAAGTGAACCCCCTACGGCCGTCCCGTCCCGCGCCGCCCCCTGGAGAGCGAGGGGCGCCCGCGGCGCGCAGTGCCTTTTCCCGCCCGCCTGTGCCGGGTGAGGCGGAGCGGGGGGACGGtcccggggcggggggcggtGAGGCGGCTGCCTCGAAAAACAGAAACAGCGAGGCTAACGCCGAGCAAACCTCTGGGGGTTCCTCTGGTaaacctcaaacccctcagGCGTGGGGTTCATCCCcggcacaggttactgtgagaccgtatgatccctgtttattttggcaaaaggtaaaacaacgGGCTATGCTAGAAGGACTTTGGGACTTGTCCGAGGCAATAACTGCACCCTTAAAGGAGCGTGACCCGGGTCCTGCGACAGCTATGACATTCCAGGGGGACCCAGGACAGGGAATCAGGGATGAGTACAGGCCATACGCCTGGAAACTaatacaggaacttcaaaaaactgttacagAGTACGGTCCCAACTCCCCTGCAACGATGCGATTAATTCGGTTgttaactatggaagaaatgacaccatatgactttgcccaaatcgcacaaattatgtttcagcctgttgAGTGCACAGTTTTTCGAAATATTTGGATgcaaagggcagaagcacaggcaatacgGAATCTGCAGCTCCCCGAGTCAGATCCCCGGCGTGGGAACTGCgcagatgttttaacaggaacCGGGCAGTTTAGTAATCCGCAGCatcaagctcagtggcaccctTTAGTGCTTGAACAAGTCAAAGCAGTAGGGCTcgaagcactgatgagaacagcCGAGATGGCTGAACCAGGggataaatatacaacaattaaACAGGGAGTTCGAgagccatttttacaatttgtagagAAGCTATGGGCTGCCGTAGAACGCCAAGTTTTTGATGACTATGTAAAAACAATGTTGATCACACAACTGGCACGCGATAATGCTAATGCagattgtcaaaaaataatagaTGCCTTGCCAGGTGAACCGACCCTTGAAACTATGATCATGGCTTGTGCCAAGGTGAGGTGGATAGACGATAAAatggctgctcttgctgctgctatGGCAGCCATGAAAACACCCAACAAAGTATGTTATAAGTGTCACAAGACTGGGCATCTGAAACCTGCCTGTCCAAATAGACGAAAAATGAATGGTGGCACTGCTAAATCAGCGATTACACCAGCTGTTAGCAGATGTCTCAGGTGTGGGAAAGTTGGACACTTTGCCAAACAATGCCAGTCCAAATATCATATAAGTGGACAATTGTTACAGCCGGGAAATGGGAGATGGATGTATCCACTGCCCACACAGTAA